A single window of Acinetobacter wuhouensis DNA harbors:
- a CDS encoding phage portal protein — protein sequence MSDLQDTGFWSRFWSRLTGKTQLKKGDASYPVDSYMSSGGAVVSPETSLKLSAVWACVKLRAETISTLPLHLYDTEKKIAKDHELYRILHDSPNADMCASEFWQIQSACLDLWGNAYSYIARRNNRSVISLEPLFPSEMVKKRLKDGSFEYHYTENGKVKIYTDDEILHFKGFTLDGYVGLSAIQFFAQTIGMQFDANNQAQDWFKNGLKVGGFLESGETTLTKEQRHSLRESLSMFSRPENAGKYMVLEAGMKVASAANIRINPVDAQLLESRYFGIEEICRAFGVPPQLIGHTNKASSWASSLEQTNQGFLTYSLNPQLVRYEQTIARKLLLPHEKYLYRPKFAVDGLLRANNTARADFYVKMTQNGLYTRNEVRELEDMPRADDPTADKLMVQMQMVPLGAEKGETNE from the coding sequence ATGAGCGACTTACAAGACACGGGATTCTGGTCTCGCTTCTGGTCACGATTGACTGGAAAAACTCAATTAAAGAAAGGGGATGCTTCCTATCCGGTAGATAGTTACATGTCTTCTGGTGGTGCGGTGGTCAGCCCTGAAACATCCCTGAAGTTATCGGCAGTTTGGGCATGTGTAAAACTACGCGCTGAAACTATTTCAACATTGCCACTTCACCTATACGACACTGAAAAAAAGATTGCCAAGGACCACGAACTGTATCGAATCTTGCATGATTCACCCAATGCAGATATGTGCGCCAGTGAATTTTGGCAGATTCAATCTGCATGCTTAGATTTATGGGGTAATGCGTACAGTTATATTGCTCGCCGCAATAATCGCAGTGTTATTTCTTTAGAGCCATTGTTTCCTAGTGAAATGGTTAAAAAGCGCCTGAAAGACGGAAGCTTTGAATACCATTACACGGAAAACGGCAAAGTTAAGATCTATACCGATGATGAAATTCTGCACTTTAAGGGATTTACTTTGGATGGTTATGTGGGCTTATCGGCAATTCAGTTTTTTGCACAGACGATTGGTATGCAGTTTGATGCAAATAATCAGGCGCAGGACTGGTTCAAGAATGGCTTGAAGGTCGGTGGTTTTCTTGAGAGTGGAGAAACAACGCTAACCAAAGAGCAGCGCCATTCTTTACGTGAAAGCCTTTCTATGTTCAGCCGACCCGAGAATGCTGGAAAATACATGGTGCTTGAGGCAGGAATGAAAGTGGCTAGTGCTGCAAATATCCGAATTAATCCGGTTGATGCACAGCTTCTTGAAAGTCGTTATTTCGGTATTGAGGAAATTTGTCGGGCCTTTGGTGTGCCGCCTCAACTGATTGGACACACAAACAAAGCCAGCTCATGGGCATCAAGCCTTGAACAAACCAATCAGGGCTTTCTTACTTACTCATTAAACCCACAACTGGTTCGATATGAGCAGACAATCGCTCGGAAGTTGTTGCTACCACACGAGAAGTATCTTTATCGCCCTAAATTTGCGGTTGATGGGTTGCTACGTGCCAACAATACAGCAAGAGCTGACTTCTACGTGAAGATGACTCAGAATGGCCTATACACCCGCAATGAAGTGCGAGAGCTTGAGGATATGCCAAGGGCTGATGATCCAACCGCAGACAAGTTGATGGTTCAGATGCAAATGGTCCCATTGGGCGCCGAAAAAGGTGAAACAAATGAATAG
- a CDS encoding terminase large subunit: MTRGERVIAFIERYCKAPEGAHVGQPIILEDFQKKFILDVYDNPHGTHTAILSIARKNGKTALIAGILLAHLIGPEAKQNSQIVSGALSRDQAAIVFKLAVKMINLNEDLQDLVHIIPSTKTLVGLAKNVEFRALSAEGKTTHGLSPILAILDETGQVKGPQDEFVDAVVTAQGAHEAPLLMVISTQAATDADLLSIWIDDALKGEDPKTVCHLYTTPMDSDILDKNSWKLSNPALGKFRSEPDMQKLAEKASRMPSAENTFRNLNLNQRVSTVSPFIAKQTWDTCLDELPPIYECDEVWAGLDLSARTDLTACVFLGKKDNKFYVYPYIWTPSIGLDDRAKRDRVPYDLFVKQGHMFTTPGATVDYGFVAQMIGEIASELKILHSIAFDRWRIDVFKKECDLIGLELPLVPFGQGFKDMSPALDTLEAELLNARIVHNDNPVLELAAANAVVVKDPAGGRKLDKSKATNRIDPIVALAMACGVSNFKDETVNYDIDGYLEDIVIA, encoded by the coding sequence GACAATCCGCATGGAACACACACAGCAATTTTGAGCATCGCACGAAAGAATGGTAAAACCGCTTTAATCGCAGGCATCCTTTTAGCTCACTTGATTGGCCCAGAAGCAAAGCAGAACAGCCAGATCGTCAGTGGCGCATTGTCGCGAGATCAGGCAGCCATTGTTTTCAAACTGGCCGTGAAGATGATTAATCTGAATGAAGACTTGCAAGACTTGGTTCATATCATTCCATCGACAAAAACGCTCGTAGGCTTGGCGAAAAACGTCGAGTTCAGGGCGTTATCAGCAGAAGGAAAAACAACACACGGTCTATCGCCTATTTTGGCAATTCTTGATGAAACGGGACAGGTAAAAGGGCCGCAAGATGAATTTGTTGATGCGGTGGTGACAGCTCAGGGCGCACATGAAGCACCACTCTTGATGGTGATTAGTACGCAGGCTGCCACTGATGCAGACCTGCTGAGTATCTGGATTGATGATGCGCTAAAGGGTGAAGATCCAAAGACAGTGTGCCACCTATACACCACACCAATGGATAGCGATATTTTAGATAAGAACTCATGGAAGCTATCCAATCCAGCATTGGGCAAGTTTAGGTCGGAGCCTGATATGCAAAAATTAGCAGAAAAGGCCAGTCGGATGCCGAGTGCTGAAAACACTTTCCGAAACCTAAACTTGAATCAGCGTGTTTCCACCGTGTCACCGTTTATTGCCAAACAGACTTGGGATACATGCCTTGATGAATTACCGCCAATTTATGAGTGTGATGAAGTATGGGCAGGACTGGATTTGTCGGCTCGTACCGACTTGACTGCTTGCGTGTTTTTAGGAAAAAAAGACAACAAGTTTTATGTTTACCCGTATATCTGGACTCCAAGTATTGGACTAGATGACAGAGCAAAACGTGACCGTGTGCCGTACGACCTGTTTGTGAAACAAGGGCACATGTTCACCACGCCAGGCGCAACTGTAGATTATGGTTTTGTGGCACAAATGATTGGTGAAATAGCATCTGAGTTAAAAATACTTCATTCGATTGCATTTGATAGATGGCGTATTGATGTGTTTAAGAAGGAGTGCGACCTAATAGGCTTAGAGTTGCCACTAGTCCCATTTGGACAGGGATTTAAAGACATGTCTCCAGCGTTAGATACATTAGAAGCTGAACTGTTAAATGCCAGGATTGTGCATAACGACAACCCTGTTTTGGAGCTTGCAGCAGCAAATGCTGTAGTGGTTAAGGATCCAGCAGGCGGTCGAAAACTGGATAAATCAAAAGCCACTAACCGAATTGACCCTATCGTGGCCCTAGCAATGGCCTGTGGTGTTTCCAATTTTAAAGATGAAACAGTCAACTATGACATTGACGGATATTTAGAGGACATCGTGATAGCATGA